Proteins from a single region of Punica granatum isolate Tunisia-2019 chromosome 8, ASM765513v2, whole genome shotgun sequence:
- the LOC116187601 gene encoding 3-hydroxyisobutyryl-CoA hydrolase-like protein 2, mitochondrial, with translation MLGLRLGEYLALTGDKLNGVEMIACGLATHYALNARLPMLEERLGKLVTDDGSVIEKALAQYGDIVYPDKRSIIRKIDAIHKCFCHGTVEEIIHALESEAAESYDEYKTTLKKLREASPLSLKVTLRSIREGRYATPDQCLAREYRISLGTVSQQVSKDFSEGVRARLMDKDFAPKWDPPSLGKVAGEMVDFYFCTLEESESELELPPALREPSI, from the exons ATGCTTGGGCTTCGTTTAG GAGAATATTTAGCTCTAACTGGAGATAAACTTAATGGTGTGGAAATGATTGCCTGTGGCTTGGCCACACACTATGCACTGAATGCT AGACTTCCCATGTTGGAGGAACGACTTGGTAAATTGGTCACAGATGATGGATCCGTTATAGAGAAAGCTCTTGCACAATATGGTGATATTGTTTATCCAGACAAAAGGAGTATTATTCGGAA GATTGATGCGATTCATAAATGCTTTTGCCATGGTACCGTTGAGGAGATCATCCATGCACTG GAAAGTGAGGCTGCTGAATCTTATGATGAATACAAAACGACCCTCAAGAAACTGAGAGAGGCTTCTCCGTTGAGTTTAAAAGTTACATTAAGATCC ATTCGTGAAGGGAGGTACGCTACCCCTGACCAGTGTTTGGCTCGTGAATATAGAATATCCCTTGGCACTGTTTCTCAACAGGTTTCTAAGGACTTCTCTGAG GGGGTTCGAGCACGGCTAATGGACAAGGACTTTGCACCAAAG tgggatcctccaagtttGGGAAAAGTGGCAGGGGAGATGGTTGATTTCTATTTCTGTACCCTTGAGGAATCGGAGTCGGAACTAGAGCTGCCCCCAGCTCTTCGAGAGCCATCTATCTGA